A region of the Myxococcota bacterium genome:
CGACGCCCGTCTCGTCGACGCGCTCGATGCCCTCGGCGACGAGGTCGACGTGCGGCTTCTCGAGCGTCGGATAGAAGCTCGTCGACAGGATCAAGCGCTTGCAGCCCGGCTCGTGGTCGGGCGTCAGCTTCCGGCGCAGCTCCGGGTCGCTCACGGTTTCGAGATGATCGCGGCAGCCCTGGCTCATCTGCTTGCGCCAGAAGCCGTCTTTCGTGACGCCGACCGACGCGTGATCGAAGATCCGCTTGTACACGGCGCGCGTCAGGTGGGCGAGGATCGGCAAGCGCCGCGTCCAGCTGCGCTCGCGGTCGGAGTAGCGCTTGTTGCCCATCGGGAAGATCCACTGGGCCGTCCGCTGGAAGAGCGTCAGGTGCGACGCCTGTTCGGACAAAGGCGCCATCATCTGCACGCCCGACGAGCCGTTGCCGATCACCCCGATACGCTTCCCTGCGAGCGGCACGTCGTGGTCCCAGTCGGCGGAGTGAAAGCAGGCTCCCCCGAAGCGTTCGAGCCCGGGAATCGGCGGAACATTCTTGATGTGCAGCGGTCCGCTGGCGTCGACGAGCACGTCGGCCTCCACCGGCGGCCCCACATCGGTCTCGACCCGCCAACGCCCGTTCTCGAAACAGGCGGCGCGCACCGTCGTGCCGAACCGCGTGTGTTTCGCGAGGTCGTACTTGCGCGCGATCTCTTCGAAGTAGGCACGAATCTCGGCGCCGGGCGAGAAGCGATGCGACCAATCGAGATTCGGCTCGAAGGAGTAGGCGTAGAAGAACGATGGGACGTCGCACGACAGCCCCGGGTAGGAGTTCTCGCGCCACGTACCTCCCACCGCCTCGGCCTTCTCGAGGATCGTGAACGGCATCCCGCGCTGCTGCAGACGGATCGCCATCAGCATCCCGGACATGCCCGCGCCCACGATGCAGGTGGTGGGCTGTCGAACGTTCCCCAAGACAAGACTCCTTGACCAACCGAGCGAGCGAAACGCTTCGAGAGACTCGGTACCATGCCCCCCGGCGCCGCGCGATGGCAAGGCGCGATAGGAGAATCGGATGGGTTCGGGCTGGCTGATTCGCGGCGGCACCCTCGTCGACGGCTCCGGCGCCCCGCCGCGCGCGGCGGATGTGCGGGTGCGCGACGGGCGCATCGTCGAGGTGGGGCCCGCCCTCGCCGATCACGGCGCGGACCGGGTCCACGACGCCCGTGGCGCATTCGTGGCTCCGGGCTTCATCGAGAGTCACACCCACTTCGACGGCACGATGTGGTGGCAACCCGACCTGGCTCCGCTGCCGGGCTGCGGCGTGACGACCGTGGTGATGGGGAACTGCGGTTTCGCGCTGGCCCCGCTGCACGACGATCCTCGCGTGCGCTCCGAGGTCGTGAAGATCTTCTCCTTCTTCGAGGACATCCCCGAGGCGCCATTCCACGACGAGCTTCCGTGGAACTGGTCGCGCTGGTCCGAGTACTGCACGTCGCTCGAGGAGCAGGCGCGGGTTCCGACGCACTACGCGGCCTTCGTCGGACACATCGCCCTGCGCCTCGCGGTCCTCGGGCTCGACGCCTGGAAGCGGCCGGCCGACCGCTCGGAGATCGAGCGGATGGCCGCGCTCCTCGAGGACGCGCTCGCCGCGGGCGCGCTTGGCGTCTCCACCAACCTGATGGACCACGACGGCGCCGACCGTCCCGTCCCGTCTCTCCACGCCGACGACGCCGAGCTGCGCATGCTCCTCGAAGTCGTCGCGCGTCACCCGGGAGCCAGCTTCCAGGTGGTGGTCGACAGCATCATGCGGATGACCGCCGGAGCGTCGATGGAACGGCTCGCCCGCCTCGCGAACGACCTGCCGGTGCGGGTGCAATGGGCCGGCGTGCCGACCCTGCAATGGCAGAAGGACTACGGCCTCCAGCAGCCGCTCCTGGAGCTGCACGAGCGCTTCGCCGACGAGGGTCGCGACTTCTGGACGGGCTATGCCCATGTCCCCATCACGACGGTCGCGAGTGTCGAGCACTCCCTGCTCTTCGCCCAGTCCGGAGACGCGGTCTGGCACGAGGTGGTCACGGCGGAGACCGAAGATGCAAAGCGCGCCGTGCTGGGGGATG
Encoded here:
- a CDS encoding NAD(P)/FAD-dependent oxidoreductase, with translation MGNVRQPTTCIVGAGMSGMLMAIRLQQRGMPFTILEKAEAVGGTWRENSYPGLSCDVPSFFYAYSFEPNLDWSHRFSPGAEIRAYFEEIARKYDLAKHTRFGTTVRAACFENGRWRVETDVGPPVEADVLVDASGPLHIKNVPPIPGLERFGGACFHSADWDHDVPLAGKRIGVIGNGSSGVQMMAPLSEQASHLTLFQRTAQWIFPMGNKRYSDRERSWTRRLPILAHLTRAVYKRIFDHASVGVTKDGFWRKQMSQGCRDHLETVSDPELRRKLTPDHEPGCKRLILSTSFYPTLEKPHVDLVAEGIERVDETGVVTRDGRHHPLDVLVLATGFRPHDWGIGEVRGIGGRSLEEAWRAGPRTYRSITIPGFPNYFMIVGPNAPIGNIS
- a CDS encoding amidohydrolase family protein; translation: MGSGWLIRGGTLVDGSGAPPRAADVRVRDGRIVEVGPALADHGADRVHDARGAFVAPGFIESHTHFDGTMWWQPDLAPLPGCGVTTVVMGNCGFALAPLHDDPRVRSEVVKIFSFFEDIPEAPFHDELPWNWSRWSEYCTSLEEQARVPTHYAAFVGHIALRLAVLGLDAWKRPADRSEIERMAALLEDALAAGALGVSTNLMDHDGADRPVPSLHADDAELRMLLEVVARHPGASFQVVVDSIMRMTAGASMERLARLANDLPVRVQWAGVPTLQWQKDYGLQQPLLELHERFADEGRDFWTGYAHVPITTVASVEHSLLFAQSGDAVWHEVVTAETEDAKRAVLGDADWRERARHSWDEKCLPTAPFRNPRPILLDNSATEVGPLGISLGEYADELGVHPSDALAEWFLANGVQSTVTMPPWEKDQDTVLRLLRDPYSVGNISDAGAHGQMFCGAGDNLLLFTDFVRGTESLRVEEAVHVQTGKLADHFGLRERGIVAPGNHADLTVFDLAEVERREKYKISDVPDGHGGHTWRWTRDPAPVRLTLAAGEATFEAGRHTGARPGQMLSPGSSD